TTAGTAGTGATGTAACACAAGATTTCGCTAATTTACTTCTCAAGTTTTAACATCAGTAAAGATTGTGTACCAGATATGGTTTCGGTACGTATTTGTGTTGTATTCCTTAAATTGTTTCACAAGAAGGTATGTATTCACTACCCCTGGTATGTATTTTTATTATTCCAGAAAAAGAAGGTACGTGTTCATTCGAATTAGGGCTTAtgttttagttttaataaatattcGAAACAGATAGTTGCAAAACATTGGAACCGTCTTATTAAACAGGTATGTGTTCATTCGAATTAGGGCTTTTGTTTTGGTTTTAATAAACATTTGAAGTTGCAATTGAAGTATCCTTTATTCATGAAGACGTTATTAAGTCGATATTAATATCCCTGAACAGGTTTTAATAAATCACATTGGAATTTTTTATATGTCAGCTCTTCAATTGGAGACTGTGTATCAGGATATTTCATTGAACTCGATCATTTTGCTCGGCTACAACTGGTTAGTATCCTTTTCCCAACACTTTTGCAATTTAGCAATCATGATTTATACAATGCACTATTTTTATTAAGGCTGATTGATTCACACAACCATACATCTCAACAATTAGCCATAAGGACATGTTGAAGATGTTAAATTGCAAACATCACATTTGGATTCATAAATCTCCACTTTTATATATTTTGCAAGAGGCTGTTACTATTGACCTATTTAGAAGCAACATATTTcactttgaatttgttccttttttttttactaattagaCAATATGAGAAAACTGTAACTAAACAGTTCTTAAACAGAATTTATGTTGTTTTTAACAATCTTTAACTTGGCGTTGCATATTCATAAGAAATTCAAGCAGCTGAGTTTTTAAAACGTTAACCTCTTTTTTTAATAAATTGTGACGATATCTACTCATTTTGTGCGTACcttacatggtgatgaattgaatCAAGTTCATGGATTACCTATTTAAGCTATTAGTTCGAATTACTCTTAGGATTTTTGACCAATTTTCTATTAATGATCTATCTATATTGGACCGTGTTGCTGCAATTCAACTGTCATTTTATCTATACCTTCAATTCTATCTATTTTAATTGTGCCCATCTCTCACTACCGTAAAAGTATAGTATGGCCAAATTATATTTTGACCCATTTTCTATTATTGACTTATGTTGAATGCAGATTAACTATTTACTATGAACTTGCCTAATTTGGACCCATTAACATTTATAACATGTAAAGTTATGTTTTCATTGTTGTGTATATGAAGAGTAATTGTAATACTAAAGATCTATTTTGAAGTTGCATGTGA
This genomic window from Rutidosis leptorrhynchoides isolate AG116_Rl617_1_P2 chromosome 2, CSIRO_AGI_Rlap_v1, whole genome shotgun sequence contains:
- the LOC139891620 gene encoding uncharacterized protein isoform X3; translated protein: MIRYLNSRWTNEQVNLITDMVSVRICVVFLKLFHKKIVAKHWNRLIKQVLINHIGIFYMSALQLETVYQDISLNSIILLGYNWFKMNS
- the LOC139891620 gene encoding uncharacterized protein isoform X1 — its product is MIRYLNSRWTNEQVNLITDMVSVRICVVFLKLFHKKIVAKHWNRLIKQVLINHIGIFYMSALQLETVYQDISLNSIILLGYNWCCVFHEDGKTRFLQGHYFW
- the LOC139891620 gene encoding uncharacterized protein isoform X4, translated to MIRYLNSRWTNEQVNLITDMVSVRICVVFLKLFHKKIVAKHWNRLIKQVLINHIGIFYMSALQLETVYQDISLNSIILLGYNWFA
- the LOC139891620 gene encoding uncharacterized protein isoform X2; translation: MIRYLNSRWTNEQVNLITDMVSVRICVVFLKLFHKKIVAKHWNRLIKQVLINHIGIFYMSALQLETVYQDISLNSIILLGYNCSLRFKMNS